A single genomic interval of Adhaeribacter pallidiroseus harbors:
- a CDS encoding GNAT family N-acetyltransferase, with translation MFLKNERIYLRALEPSDLDFLYTLENDTSIWLVSNTTTPYAQHVLQSYLEQAAADIYTTKQLRLLICTQQHQAVGAIDLFDFDPKHQRAGIGIVIAVAFQQQGYATEALQLLLHYCQEQLLLHQVYCSVISSNQPSLQLFKQAGFQAIGTRHAWMKTAAGWLDLVEFQKILNN, from the coding sequence ATGTTTTTAAAAAACGAACGTATTTACTTGCGGGCTTTAGAACCAAGCGATCTCGATTTTTTATATACCTTAGAAAATGACACTTCTATTTGGTTAGTGAGCAATACCACTACTCCTTACGCCCAGCATGTATTACAAAGTTATTTAGAGCAGGCAGCAGCCGATATTTATACTACGAAACAACTTCGTTTACTCATTTGTACGCAGCAACACCAGGCTGTTGGTGCTATCGATTTGTTCGATTTTGATCCCAAGCACCAACGAGCCGGGATCGGGATTGTTATTGCTGTTGCATTCCAGCAGCAAGGTTACGCCACAGAAGCCTTACAACTCCTGCTGCACTATTGCCAAGAACAACTCTTGCTCCATCAGGTTTACTGCTCGGTTATCAGTAGTAACCAACCGAGTTTACAGTTGTTTAAACAAGCTGGCTTTCAAGCAATAGGTACTCGCCACGCTTGGATGAAGACCGCCGCCGGCTGGCTGGATCTGGTCGAATTTCAAAAAATTTTAAACAATTAA
- a CDS encoding glycosyltransferase family 1 protein gives MLKSDLNSSLTPEATTQALDLQSSAPNASDTLDNFIQAMPAIVCLSHLRWDFVYQRPQHLLSRFAKHSRLFFFEEPYFYDGAQPRLDISLRDPNVHIVVAHLPHGLTPQESDAIQIELVNNFIKEQHLNDYVAWYYTPMALEVYGHLQPALTVYDCMDELSAFKGASPRLRELEAELFKKADLVFTGGHSIYESKRTQHSDVYAFPSSIDKAHFAQARTGLTEPEDQKNIPHPRFGFYGVVDERFDIELLREVAAQRPEWHWVIIGPVVKIDPATLPHADNIHYLGGKDYKDLPLYLSSWDVATMPFAINESTKYISPTKTPEYLAGSKPVVSTPIRDVVRPYGDQQLVHIASTASEFVNALEKALLQRNDQEWLAQVDAFLANISWDHTWQNMVSLMYIALTQKSK, from the coding sequence ATGCTAAAATCTGACCTGAACAGCTCTTTAACTCCTGAAGCAACAACCCAAGCCCTCGATCTTCAATCCAGTGCACCAAATGCATCCGATACACTGGATAACTTTATTCAAGCAATGCCCGCTATTGTTTGTTTATCGCATTTACGCTGGGACTTTGTGTATCAGCGGCCCCAACATTTGCTTTCGCGCTTTGCCAAGCACAGCCGGTTATTCTTTTTTGAAGAACCTTATTTTTACGATGGCGCGCAGCCCCGTTTGGATATAAGCCTCCGCGACCCGAACGTACATATTGTGGTAGCCCATTTACCGCATGGTTTAACCCCGCAAGAATCTGACGCTATTCAGATTGAATTAGTAAACAATTTTATTAAAGAGCAGCACCTGAACGATTATGTAGCCTGGTATTACACGCCTATGGCACTGGAAGTATACGGCCATTTGCAACCGGCTTTAACCGTGTACGATTGCATGGACGAGCTTTCGGCTTTTAAAGGTGCTTCGCCGCGTTTACGCGAGTTAGAAGCCGAATTATTTAAAAAAGCCGACTTGGTATTTACCGGCGGCCATAGCATTTATGAATCAAAGCGCACCCAACATTCGGATGTATACGCTTTCCCGAGTAGCATCGACAAAGCCCATTTTGCTCAGGCACGTACTGGCTTAACGGAACCAGAAGATCAGAAGAATATACCGCATCCTCGCTTTGGGTTTTACGGCGTGGTAGACGAGCGCTTCGATATTGAGTTATTACGCGAAGTAGCCGCTCAACGTCCGGAATGGCATTGGGTAATAATTGGCCCGGTAGTAAAAATAGATCCGGCTACATTACCCCACGCCGACAACATTCATTACCTGGGCGGTAAAGATTACAAAGACCTCCCGCTGTACTTAAGTTCGTGGGATGTAGCCACTATGCCTTTTGCTATAAACGAATCTACTAAATATATAAGCCCCACTAAAACCCCGGAATATTTAGCTGGCAGCAAACCGGTTGTTTCTACTCCTATTCGGGATGTTGTTCGTCCTTACGGCGATCAGCAATTAGTGCATATTGCATCTACTGCATCGGAGTTTGTGAACGCTTTAGAAAAAGCGCTATTGCAACGAAACGATCAGGAATGGTTGGCGCAAGTGGATGCTTTTTTAGCCAACATTTCCTGGGACCATACCTGGCAAAACATGGTAAGTCTTATGTATATTGCCTTAACTCAAAAATCAAAGTAA
- the glf gene encoding UDP-galactopyranose mutase, whose protein sequence is MFDYLIVGAGFAGSVLAERLATRSNKKILIIDKRPHIAGNAFDHYNEEGILVHKYGPHIFHTNSKDVFDYLSQFTEWRSYEHRVLASVDGQLVPIPINLDTINKLYGLNLTSFELEDWFESVAEQVPVVRTSEDVVVSKVGRELYEKFFRNYTRKQWGMDPSELDKSVTSRVPTRTNRDNRYFTDMYQAMPANGFTSMFEKMLAHPNIKVMLNTDYKEIIDVIPFKEMIFTGPVDEYFDYKFGKLPYRSLDFKHETLNTETFLPTAVVNYPNEHAYTRITEFKYLTGQKHPKTSVVYEYPQADGDPYYPVPRPENAELYNKYKKLADQTPNVHFVGRLATYKYYNMDQVVAQALTLYKKLTEKTEEDKSIAEIEKIVIKGKSLNGSTIKISSKNGDH, encoded by the coding sequence ATGTTCGACTATCTTATTGTTGGAGCTGGCTTTGCCGGAAGTGTATTGGCCGAACGCCTTGCTACCCGTTCTAATAAAAAAATATTAATTATCGATAAAAGACCGCATATTGCCGGTAATGCATTCGATCATTATAACGAAGAAGGTATCCTGGTTCATAAATACGGCCCACACATTTTCCACACAAACTCTAAAGATGTTTTTGATTATCTATCGCAATTTACCGAGTGGCGTTCGTACGAACACCGGGTATTAGCTAGTGTAGATGGTCAGTTAGTACCTATTCCGATTAACCTGGATACTATTAATAAATTGTATGGTTTAAATCTTACTTCTTTTGAACTCGAAGATTGGTTTGAGTCCGTAGCCGAGCAAGTACCCGTAGTGCGCACTTCCGAAGATGTAGTAGTAAGCAAAGTAGGTCGCGAATTATACGAAAAATTCTTCCGGAACTATACCCGCAAACAATGGGGTATGGACCCATCAGAATTAGATAAATCGGTAACTTCCCGGGTACCTACCCGCACCAACCGCGATAATCGGTATTTTACGGATATGTATCAGGCTATGCCGGCCAATGGGTTCACGTCTATGTTCGAAAAAATGCTGGCTCACCCGAACATTAAGGTAATGCTGAATACGGATTATAAAGAAATCATTGATGTAATTCCGTTTAAAGAAATGATTTTTACCGGACCGGTTGATGAGTACTTCGACTATAAATTTGGTAAACTGCCTTATCGTTCGCTCGACTTTAAACACGAAACGTTAAATACCGAGACTTTCCTGCCAACTGCGGTAGTAAATTATCCGAACGAACACGCGTATACCCGTATTACGGAGTTTAAGTATTTAACTGGCCAGAAGCACCCCAAAACCAGCGTGGTATACGAATATCCGCAAGCTGATGGCGATCCGTACTACCCCGTACCGCGCCCAGAAAATGCTGAATTGTATAATAAATACAAGAAGTTAGCCGATCAAACACCTAATGTTCATTTTGTAGGCCGTTTAGCTACTTATAAATACTACAACATGGACCAGGTGGTAGCCCAGGCGCTAACACTATACAAGAAGTTAACCGAGAAAACAGAAGAAGATAAATCTATTGCAGAAATTGAGAAGATCGTTATTAAAGGTAAGTCTTTAAACGGATCTACTATCAAAATCTCCAGTAAAAATGGCGATCATTGA